A genomic region of Equus caballus isolate H_3958 breed thoroughbred chromosome 1, TB-T2T, whole genome shotgun sequence contains the following coding sequences:
- the PGAM1 gene encoding phosphoglycerate mutase 1: MAAYKLVLIRHGESAWNLENRFSGWYDADLSPAGHEEAKRGGQALRDAGYEFDICFTSVQKRAIRTLWTVLDAIDQMWLPVVRTWRLNERHYGGLTGLNKAETAAKHGEAQVKIWRRSYDVPPPPMEPDHPFYSNISKDRRYADLTEDQLPSCESLKDTIARALPFWNEEIVPQIKEGKRVLIAAHGNSLRGIVKHLEGLSEEAIMELNLPTGIPMVYELDKNLKPIKPMQFLGDEETVRKAMEAVAAQGKAKK; this comes from the exons ATGGCCGCCTATAAGCTGGTGCTGATCCGGCACGGCGAAAGCGCGTGGAACCTGGAGAACCGCTTCAGCGGCTGGTACGACGCCGACCTGAGCCCGGCGGGGCACGAGGAGGCGAAGCGCGGCGGGCAGGCACTGCGAG ATGCTGGCTATGAGTTTGACATCTGCTTCACCTCAGTGCAGAAGAGAGCAATTCGGACCCTCTGGACAGTGCTGGATGCCATTGACCAAATGTGGCTGCCAGTAGTGAGGACTTGGCGCCTCAATGAGCGGCACTATGGAGGTCTGACTGGCCTCAATAAAGCAGAAACTGCTGCCAAGCATGGCGAGGCCCAGGTTAAGATCTGGAGGCGCTCCTATGATGTTCCACCACCTCCGATGGAGCCCGACCATCCCTTCTACAGCAACATCAGTAAG GATCGCAGGTATGCAGACCTCACTGAAGATCAGCTACCCTCCTGTGAGAGTCTGAAGGACACTATTGCCAGAGCTCTGCCCTTTTGGAATGAAGAAATAGTTCCCCAGATCAAGGAGGGGAAACGGGTATTGATTGCTGCCCATGGCAACAGCCTCCGGGGCATCGTCAAGCATCTGGagg GTCTCTCTGAAGAGGCTATCATGGAGCTGAACCTGCCAACTGGTATTCCCATGGTCTATGAATTGGACAAGAACTTGAAGCCCATCAAGCCCATGCAGTTCCTGGGGGATGAAGAGACCGTGCGTAAAGCCATGGAAGCTGTGGCTGCCCAGGGCAAGGCCAAGAAGTGA